The window ATCACCGCAGGGCCATCGGTTGGGCCAGCTTCGGCGTAGCCGATAGTGAGGACGCCGGCATCGATCTGCTTCAGCGACGCGAACGATGTGTGCGTACCGCGTCCAGTTTCCGGGTTTGTTGTACCGGATTGCGCTTCTGCGGAGCCGAACATGCCAAGCTGTGTGGCTGCGATTGTTATGGCGGCAGTACCCAAAAAGCGTCGACGTTGAAGGTCAATCTGTTCGGTCATCTTGATCGTTCTCATTGGTGAATCTCCTTGTTTTCGTTGAGGAGTTGGGTTCTCTGTCCATGTCGAGACCGCTCGTGCGGTGGTCTGGCCAGAAAAACTGTGGCGCCATGCTGGTGCGGGTTGGGCTTCAGAGATGCTGCGTTTATCCGATCCATCTGGAAGGACAACGGATGCTAGATACGCGATCAAAGAACAGGAATAAATCCGGAATTTAGCCGATTGTCGTTAGCTTTTCTCGTTTAGCGGGACTTTCCTGATGATCCTGTGCTGATTGCTGGGTCAAGATACTTGTGAACCTAACGATATTTTTCTTCCCATAGACATTCGAGTGGAGTATATTCCGTTCCCATAGATGTTCTAGGGGAGAAGCAATTGATGGGAGCGAAAAAGGCGGCGGATGCCGGCGATGTTCTGCAGGGCACTCTGGATATGCTCGTTTTGCGGACGCTGGTGATGGGACCTGCGCACGGCCATACCATCGCGGAGGTGATTGAACGTACTTCTGAGAATGCTCTGGACGTCGAACAGGGGTCGCTCTATCCGGCACTGCACCGGCTTGAGGATCGAGGCTTGCTTGCGTCTGAATGGGGCTTGAGCGAGAACAATCGCAAGGCGAAGTTTTACCGGCTCACGGCGAAGGGCCGAAAGGAACTTGTCGCAGCAACGGGTCGATGGCGGCAGATGACACGAGCGATCGGCCTCATTCTTGGTGAACCGACCGAGTAAGCAGGAGGGAATGTAGATGAGCGCACGCCGTTTTATGGATCGCGAGAAGAGAGACGTGGAGTTGGCCGAGGAGATTGCATCTCATCTCGCTCATGAGGAAGATGCAAATGCCGCGAGAGGGCTTCCTTCGGGGGAGGCTGGTCGTCAGGCGCGGTTGAAGTTCGGAAACCCTCGTGCGACGCGTGAACGGGTGTGGCGAGATCATTCTGTGCCGTGGATTGAGGATGCGTGGCGCGATCTGCGTTTCGCGTTACGGTCGCTGGCGAAGACGCCTGGGTTTACCGCTATCGCGGTGCTGGTCATTGCGATCGGCATCGGGGTGAACACCGCTGTTTTTTCGGTCATCAACACGGTGCTGCTCAAACCTCTTGCTTATCCTGATCCTCAATCACTTGTGGAGTTGATGAACACAGGGCCGCGGGGATCGTTTCGTGGTGCGAATGTGCCGAAGTTTAATATCTGGCATCAGCAGACGGGGATTTTTCAGCAGGTTGCAGGGTACGACCTGGGCGGCGCGGGGTTGAATCTGACTGGAGGCGACCATCCGCAACAGGTGCAGGGTATTCACGTCACGGGTGATTACTTCTCCATGTTTGGTGCACCGGTGGTTGCTGGGCGCACATTTACCGCAGCGGAGGACAGCCCGAACGGAGGCCGCGTGGTGGTGCTCAGCTATAGCCTCTGGAAGAGCCGTTATGGGGGTGATCCTACGATTGTCGGCTCGACGATTCAGCTTGATGGCCAGCCTTATTTGGTTGTTGGCGTTCTTGGTAGCGGATTTGTTACCGATCCGGTTGGGGATCTGTGGCTGCCCTATCAGTTCGATCTGAACTCGCATGACATGGCGCACTACTTTACCGTCGCTGCGCGACTGAAGCCAGGTATTACGTTGCAGCAGGCGAATGCTCAGTTGAAACTTGCGGCCGATCAGTTCAGCCGTGTCTATCGGGGTGCTCTCGGACCGAAGGACGGCTTTGGCGTTGTCTCGTTACAGGAGTCGATTGTCGGCGATACGCGTACGCCGCTGCTCATTTTGCTTGGGGCTGTGCTGTTTGTTCTGCTGATTGCTTGTGCCAATGTTGCAAACCTTTTGCTGGCGCGCGCTTCGTCCAGAAGACGGGAGCTGGCTACACGCGCAGCGCTGGGCGCTGGGCGTGGACAGATCATTCGGCAGTTGCTTGCGGAGAGCCTTGTACTCTCTTTGACTGGAGGATTTCTTGGTCTGGTGTTTGGATTCGTTGGCGTGAGACTGCTGCTGAGCATTAGCCCTGCAGGCTTTCCTCGTGTTGGAGTAGACGGCTCTGCGGTGACGCTGGATCTAAACATACTGTTATTCACGCTTGGAATATCTCTGTTTACCGGAATCCTCTTCGGGCTGGTTCCTGCTATCAGCGCGTCCCGGCCTAATCTTGTTAGTTCTCTCAATGCGAGCAGCAGCGGCTCTGGAATGAGCTTTCGCAATGGGAGGCTCCGGTCGGTGCTGGTGGTGAGCGAGATGGCGCTGGCGCTGATTCTCGTGACTGGCGCAGCTTTGCTGATCCGTACGTTTGCGAAGTTGCAGGGGGTCGATCCCGGGTTCGATACGCATAACGTTCTTACGATGGCGATGTCGATCAGTGGCGATCGCTTTCAGAAGACAGCGGGTGTTGCACAGGTGATTCGTGACGGCACGGAACGGCTGAGAGCTGTTCCCGGAGTGAAGGATGCCGCGGCGGGGTGCTGTCTTCCGCTGCAGGGCGGTTTTGGCGTGCCGTTCGACATCGTGGGAAGGCCGAAGGGTGATGCGCCAGCTACCGGTGACGGAGGCTATTACTCGGTGTCGTGGAGCTACTTCAACACACTGAAGATCCCGCTTCTGCGAGGCCGCAGTTTTACCGAAGACGATGATGGCTCCGCGCCAGGCGTGATCATGATCAATGAAGCGATGGCGAAGAAGTACTGGCCTAACGGTGATCCTCTGAAAGACCGGCTGCAGACGGGAGTCGGTATGGGGCCTGTTTTTGTTGAGCCGCCCCGGCAGATTATTGGGATCGTCGGCGACACGCATGATGACGGACTTGATCGCGACCCGTTTCCGACGATGTACTTCCCTGTCGCACAGATGCCCGATGCAGAGACTGCGCTGAACTCTCGCGTTTCGCCGCTGTGGTGGGTGGTGCGCAGCAACGTGGATCCGCATACGCTCATTACGCCGCTCCAGGGTGCAATTCGTGAGGCCACTGGAGGGCTGCCTGTCGCCCACATCTACACCATGGACGATCTTTTGGTGCGGACCACGTCGCGGCAGCGTTTTAATATGCTGCTACTGACTATCTTTGGAGCATCGGGGTTGTTGATGGCTGCGATTGGCGTCTATGGGCTGATGACGTACTCGGTGCAACAGCGGACGCAGGAGCTTGGCATTCGGATGGCCCTGGGGGCGCAGGTGTCGAACATCCGAAATCTGGTCATCCGACAGGGGATGGCGCTTGTGTTGCTTGGTGTCGCCGTTGGGATTGTTGGCGCGTTCTGGCTGACGCGTTTTCTGGCGAGCTTTCTGTTCGGCGTCAAAGCCTGGGACCCGACCGCGTTCGTCGTCACTCCGCTGCTTCTCTGCGTGGTTGCGCTCGTTGCTATCTGGATTCCTGCGCGGCGAGCAACTCGCGTCGATCCGATGACTGCGCTTCGGTTTGAATAGGGCCGGGGAGCACTTGCCTGCCATGTAGCTCAACCGGTTGCTTGTGTCGCGGGATGCAAATGTTGCGCGGCTCGGTGGCGTTGGTGTGGTGAAGATTTCTGTTGGGTGGTCTGGTGGGGTGGATTAGAATGCGAAGCGACAATCCCGAATGAAATTTCGGTTTTGCAGTTTTTACGCGACCTATAGCGCGAGGAGAGATTCATAGGAGCGAAGCGGTGGCGGAAGAACAGCGGGTGATGTGTGCCTGGGTGAATGCGGATCTTTGTTTGGGGTGGGCTTGCGGAGTGTGGGCAACTTTCCGATTGAAACCAATAGCTGCGGAAGCAGTCTGGCAGCCGGTGCGAACTGCACATTTACCATCTCCTTCGACCCTACTGCTTCCGGAGCACGAAGTGCGGTTCTGCAGATTATGACGAATGCTGCGAGTTCGCCGGACAAGATTCAATTGATGGGGACGGGGAATTGAGCGTTGGTGATGATCGGTCGGACTGAAGTTTCTGATGGAAGGTTCGTAGAGGTGGGCTAAAATGCGTAGACATTCGTAGCCGTTGGTTTTGCGGAATTGCTGGAAGGCTTGCGCGGGGAGAGATGATGAGCGATGTTGTGGCGGTGGATGGGCAGCATACGGGGCAGAGATTGAGCCAGGTGGAGCGGGTAGTGGATACGTTCATCGCTCCGACGAAGACGTTTACGGATATCTTGCGGAGTACGAGCTGGTGGCTGCCGTTTCTGCTGGCGGTGGTGGTGTCGCTCGGCGTGACCTTCGCGATCGATAAGCAGGTGGGATTCGATCGCGTGGTGGAGAACGTGATTCACGACAGCCCGAAGCAGGAGGAGCAGATATCGAGCCTGCCGCCGGATCAGCGGGCGGCCAGGATGAAGGCGATGGAGGCGGGGTATAAGTATGTGTCGTATTCGACGCCGATCATCATCCTGATCATCTCGGCGATTGGCGCGCTGGTGAACTGGGGGAGCTTCAACTTTGGGCTGGGTGCGCAGACGACGTTTGGGCAGATGTTCTGCGTGTGGATGTATGCGTCATTGCCGAGGCTTTTAAGTGGGCTGCTGACGTTAGTTACAGTTTGTTTTGGCGGGAACGCGGAGAGCTTCAACCTTAAGAATCCGGTGGGTACAAATATTGCGTACTACCTACCGGATTCGGCGCCGTGGCTGAAGGCTGCACTTGGTTTTTTCGATGTGATTGGGATCTGGAATTTAATACTGCTGGTGATTGGCACGTCGATCGTCGCGAAGGTGAGTCGTGGTAAAGCTGCGGCTGTTGTGGTTGGGTGGTGGGTGCTGCTTCTGATCCTCAGCGTGGTTACGGCAGCGGCGAGCAGCTAGGGCTGGGCTGGCGGCTCAAGTGTCGTGAAGGTGGAGGCGGGCAGGTTGGCGCCGTTGTAGAGGTTCGCCCTGGGGAAGTTGGCCCATGCGTAACGGACGTACTGTGGGTTGGGAGTCGAAGGGCTGGAGACGGTGATGGAGTCGCCTCCGGCCATGTGGTCGATGTGAGCGTTGGCGCGGACGAAGACGTGGTCGGCGCCGGCGACTTCGAAGCCTTCGAGGGTTCCGTCTTTGGCGTGGAGGCCGACGGCGTTGTCGAATAAGACGTGCATGACGCTGTGGTCGGGGTAGGCGAGACGGACTAGAGGACCAGAGGAGACGATGTCTTCGCCGTAGACGAGGCGGCGGGCGAGGAGTGAGAGGCGCTCACCTACGGCTTGTTTGTTGGCGGGGTGAACGTTGTACTCGTTGCCGATGTCGATGGTGACGGCCATGCCCGTGTTGCTGACGGAGAGGGTCTTGCGCTGGGCGTCGCGGAGTTCGCCCCAGTCTTCCTTTGGCGTGCTGGCGAAGGCGGAGATCTGGACGTAGAGGAAGGGGAAGTTGCCTTGCGCCCAGTGTTGGCGCCAGTCCTGGATGAGGGTGGGAAAGAGTTTGTCGTAGAGACCGACGGTGTTGAGAGCCGAGTTGGTCTCGCCCTGATACCAGATGACGCCTTTGATGGGTAGCGGCGTGAACGGAGCGACCATCGCGTTGTAGAGAGCAGCGGGGCGCCAGGAGTCGGGATTGGGATGCCAGTTACGGTCGGGCGTGGTGGGCTTGCCTTCGGCGCGGAGCCGCTTGTCGATGGCGTCGAGGCGGATCTCAGTAGATTCGTAATCAGTTTTTTCGGCGTGGGCCGCGAAGACGGGCATGAGGGAGGCGTTGGCCCCGAGAGCGTCCATGCTGGTCCAGGCTTCGGCGGGAGTGCCGCCCCATGTGGAGTCGATTAAGCCGATGGGGACGTGCTGCTTTTTGTCGGCGAGGGCCTTCTGGATATTGCGAGCGAAGAAGTAGGCTACTGCCGAGAAGTCTTTTGCGGATGCGGGAGTGCAGGTGGACCAGCCGGTGGTGGCTTTGATGTCTTCGCGGGGGTAGCCGGAGGTGTCTCTATCGACGAGGAGGAGACGGATGTCGGGATAGTTGGCGGAGGCGATCTCTTTGTCGCCGTCTTCGATCAGGGTGTCGGGGCCGAAGCCGAGGAGAGGCATCTCCATATTGGATTGGCCGGAGGCAAACCAGAGGTCACCGAGGAGGATGTCGTCGAAGGTGATGGTGTTGGTGCCGCGAACGGTGAGGGTGTAGGGGCCGCCGGCGGGTTGTGCGGACAGGTAGAGGCTCCAACGGCCATTTGCGTCGGTGGTGGTGGTGTTGGTGAGGTCGTGGAAGGTGGCGGTGACGGACTCGCCGGGAGTGGCGCTGCCCCAGACGTGGATGGGCATGTCGCGCTGGAGGACCATGTGGCTGGAGAAGAGTTTTGGAAGGGAGACTTCGGCTTGTGTGGTGAGGGTCGCGGCGAGGAGGCAGAGGGTGAGGCGAAGCTTCATTAAGGGTCTCCGTCTCCTTTTATACCTTGGCGATGGTTTTGTTTAGCTGCTGGCGGAGAACGCTTCGCGAGGCCGAGAATGTTTTTGAGTTCTCGAAATGAATGCTCGGTCACGCGTGCTTCACGGCAAGACTGTGAAGTGCTTCGGTCGAGATGACGGTGTTATGGAATGGAGACGAGGCAAAGGCAACGACGACTGCAAAACAAATAGGCCCGACTTTCGCCGGGCCTCAGTTCGTTCGGTTGTTGATGCGGATTATTCTGTCCAGCGTTTGAAGACGAGGGAGCCGTTGGTTCCACCGAAGCCGAAGGAGTTCGACAGGGCGTAGTCGATCTTTGCTGGCTGCGGCTTATTGGGTACGTAGTTCAGGCGGCACTGGGGATCGAGCTCGACGATGTTCATCGTGGGAGGTGCGATCTGGTGCTGCATGGCCAGAATAGTGATGCCTGCTTCAAGGCCGCCGGCGCCGCCGAGGAGGTGGCCGGTCATGGATTTTGTGGAGCTGACCAGAAGCTTGTGATTGGTGGCGCGCTCGCCGAAGACGTTCTCGATGGCCTTGGACTCAAGGGCGTCGCCGAGGGGCGTCGAGGTGGCGTGGGCGTTGACATAGTCGATCTGGTCGGGCGAGATGCCGGCGACCTTGAGGGCATGCAGCATGGAGCGATAGCAGCCTTCGCCCTCGGGGGCCATGCCAGTCATGTGGAAGGCATCGGCGGAGAGGCCGTAGCCGATGATTTCGGCGAGGATCTTCGCACCGCGGGCCTTGGCGAACTCGAGCTCTTCGAGGATGAGAATGCCAGCGCCTTCGCCGACCACGAAGCCGTCGCGATCCTTGTCGAAGGGGCGGCTGGCGTGTTCGGGGTCTTCGTTGCGGGTGGAGAGGGCGCGCATGGCGGCGAAGCCAGCGACTCCCAGGGGCGTGATGGAGGCTTCTGTACCACCGGCGATCATGACGTCGGCGTCGCCGCGCTGGATAAGGCGGAAGGCGTCACCGATGGCGTGGGCCGAGGTGGTGCAGGCGGTTGCGGTGGCTTCGTTGGGTCCGCGTGCTCCGTACTTGATGGAGACGTGGCCAGCGGCAAGGTTGATGATCGAGCCAGGGATGAAGAAGGGCGAGACTTTGCGGGGACCACCGGAGAGCAGGTTGGAGTGCTCACGCTCGATGACATCGAATCCACCGATGCCGGAGCCGATGTGGACGCCGACGCGATCCTGGTTTTCTTCGGTGACCTGGAGGCCAGAGTGGGCCATCGCCTCGGCCGAAGCAGCCAGGGCGAAGTGAATGAAGCGGCCCATCTTGCGGGCCTCTTTTTTCTCTACGAAGAGCAGAGGGTCAAAATCCTTCACCTCTGCGGCGAAGCGGACTGGATGGCCGGTAAGATCGAATGCTTTGATCTCGGCCATACCGCTACGACCGGCAAGAAGACCTTCCCAGAGTTCAGGGGCGGTTTTGCCGACCCCGCAGACCAGGCCAAGGCCGGTGACAACTACGCGACGTTGCTCCATTGTTTACTTGGCCTTCTGGTTCTTTTCGATATAGTCGACAGCGTCTTTGACGGTCTTGATCTTCTCGGCATCCTCGTCGGGAATCTGGATGTCGAAGGCTTCTTCAAACTGCATGACGAGCTCGACGACGTCGAGGGAGTCGGCACCGAGATCTTCCTGGAAGCTGGCGCCGGGGGTGACTTCTGCTTCATCCACCTGAAGCTGCTCGACAATAATCTGCTTTACCTTCTCGTCTACTGCTGCCATTTCGTTCTCCTGTTTTACTTCTGGAATCAAATCTGATGTCGTTTGTCGTCAAATGTCGACAGGGCCAATATCAAGCATACTGAGCGCCTCAGTGAGTGTAAAGCAAAGGAGCGGGTCGGTGTTGGACGCTCTCAGGGGAGATCTTTAGTCTTCATCACTTGAGGCGGCCAGAAGCGGGGCGACGCCGGCGAGGTCTTCAAAGCCGATGAGGTTGGATACGGGGGAGCCGGCGTCGATGCTGGAGACGTTTTTGAGTGCTTTATTGATAGCGCGAGTACGGACGCCAAGCTTTTGAATGGTGTTTTGAACGGTGCCGACCTGGCCTTCGACTTTCTGCATGAGGTCGCCATAGGTCTCGAACTCTTTTTTGGCGCTGGAGAGAACACGCCAGACTTCATCGCCCTTTTTCTGGATGGCGAGGGTGTGGAAGCCCATCTGAAAGCTGGTGAGGATGGCCATGAAGGTGGATGGTCCGGCGATGGTGACGCGGCAACTGGATTGGATCTCAGATTGAAGGCCTGGACGGCGGACGACCTCGGCGTAGAGATTTTCCGTCGGGAGGAACATGATGGCGTGGGGCATGGTCGTGGGAGGGTCAATATATTTGTCGCAGATGCGCTTTGCTTCGGAGCGGATGCCGCGCTCAAAGGCTTTTCCCGCTACCTCTACTCCTTCGCCGGTTTCGTAAGCGTGTTCGAGGCGCTCCCAGTCTTCTTTGGGGAACTTTGCGTCGATTGCGAGGAGGGTGTAGCTGTCGGAGCCGGTCTGGCCATCGCCGGAGGGGAATTTTAACGCGTACTCGACGGACTCAAGGGTGTTGGGTTTGATGCGGGCGTTCTTGATGTACTGCTCGGGAGAGAACATCTGCTCGAGCTGCTGGCCGAGCTGGAACTCACCGACGACACCGCGGGATTTTACGTTGGAGAGAACTTTTTTAAGATCGCCGACGCCGGTGGCGAGTTCCTTCATCTCGCCGAGGCCTTTTTGAACTTCGCCGAGATGAGTTGTGACCTGACCGAAGGATTCGGTGAGGCGGGTTTGCAAGGTGGCGTGGAGTTTTTCGTCGACGGTGACGCGCATCTCTTCGAGTTTGGCGGCGTTGGTTGTGTTGAGTTTTTCCAGCCGCTCTTCGACGGTGAAGCGGAGCTTCTCCTGCTGGTCGTTAGCTTCGCCGGAGAGCTCGTTGAGACGGCTGTGAAGGGCTTCGCGAGCCTCGATTTGATTGCGGTTGACCTCGCCGATGAAGTAAGAGAGACGCTGCGCGATCGAGTCTAGGTTCTGTTGGACGGCGGTGCGGAGGGTCTCGTCGGAGGTTTTGTTATCGCTGCGAAAGGCGTTGAGGCCGTTCTGCAGGAGGCCACTGAGTTCGGTGATGGTGGCGGTGATCTCGGTGCGGAGAGCGGCGAAGTCGGCGGCGCCAGCCTCGCGGGTACGCCGTGCTTCGTTGGCGCTTTCGGTGCGGAGTTCTGCAACTTCGCTGCGCAGGTGACGGTCGAGCGCTTCATTGCGTGCGTCGAGCCGGGTGAGCTGGTCGGGAAGCTGGGTGAGGCGGGCGTCTTGCGTGGGGACTTGCTGCTTGCGGAGCAGAAGAAGGATGAGGCAGATCAAATTGGCGGCGGCGAGGGCAAGCAGGGCTGCGAGCATATTCGTTTTTCCTTCTCCCCCGAGGATAACGCGGACGAGTGGATCGGCCTCTGGAAATCGAGAGGGTAGCCGCCGTGGATAATTCGGCATCCAACCGGTGAGATTAGGGTTATGGTTTTTTTTCTGCACCTAACTTTTTGTTCAAACAGGAGGGTTGAGATGGGACACGTCTTACAGAACCATGGATTTGATGAGATCTTGCGCAAGATTGGGCCGGATGCGACGGCGACGTTCGATAACTCGTCCAGTAACCCGACGGAGCATGCCAGCAGTGAGGCCACTAACGCTGCCACGGCGGTAGATGGCGACGATGAGGAGTTGGAGGAGGAAGATGACGACGTTGCAGAAGAGGAGGAGGATGACGAAGAGAACGAGGAAGAGGATGTCGAAGACGAGGCGGGTGTATGAGATGGTTTCTTTGACGTGTTTCATTCGTTAGAGAGAGGGTGAGGAGTAACGCGATGCCGATTACGAACTACAGTGTGCTGGCGGGGCGGCCGACGGCGGGGAAGGTTGTTACGGGATCGAGTGCTCATTACCAGATCACGATGCAGGCCAATGGTGGGCCGTTCACTGTTGCAGTGAATATTCAGTCGGTGGATGGTTCGGAGGTGTTGTACGCGGTTGTGGAAGAGTTTACGCCGCCGGATCTGGCCGGTTTGACTGCGTTGCCGATGGGGATGACGGCGTTGACGAGTGTGCCGGGTGGGCTGGCGCTGGACTTCGTTAGGGAGCAGGTTGATGGTGAGCCGATGATTACGCGGGAACAGATGACGTTGCTGCCACAGACGCCGGCTAAAGGAGCGAAGGGACTCAGCGCCGAAGAGGCAATGAGGAAGACGGCTGCTGCGGCTGCGCTTCAGAACGCGGTGGTGACGCTGCTGAATATGACAATCGCAGATAAGGATAGCGTGATTTATGCCTTCGGCAGCTCATACGCTGACTCCGGGAAGGTGGATGGGATCCACGATATTCATATGAATCAGGGGAATCCTGTGGGCGGTGAGGGTGGCGGGTTTAGTGGGGATAACGGCATCTGGCAGGACGGGGCGCTGTTTATCAATCTGCCCTCGAAGAGTGAGTGGATCGCGATCTTTATTGCGTTTCAGACGGAGAGTTGGACTACGGATTCGGCGGGGAACCCGGCTTAGAAGCATGTCCTGCCGGACGGGCCCACTGCGCGTGGGGCGGTCACTTCGTGACGGGTATACCTTGTTTTGGCGCAACGTTTTTTATAGCGCTGCCAGGATTTGGTCGGCGATGGCGGCTGCTTCGACGGCGGGGCGGACGTCGTGGGTGCGGAGGATGTGGGCTCCGCTTAGGATGGCAGCTACGTTCGCAGCCGTGGAGGCGTGGAGGCGGTCTTCCATGGAGGGAGTTGCTCCGTCGAGAAGGATCGACAGGCTGGGGGCTTGGGCGAGTGTGTGGGCGAGGAAGCCTTTGCGGGAGATACCGATGAGGATCGGGAGGTCGAATTGCTGGAGTTCGGGTAGGTGCGCGAGGAGTGGATAGTTTTCATCGAGGCGTTTGCCGAAGCCGAAGCCAGGGTCGATAACGATTTTGTTGCGTGGGATACCGGCAGTGGTGGCGGCTTCGATGTGCTTGGCTAATTCTGTGACGACGAGGGGAACTACTTCGTCAGGTGCGAGTGGGGGAAGGGTTGGCCAGTCCTGAGGGCGGCCTCGGGTGTGCATGAGGATGGTTCCGCAGCGGAGTTGGGCGCAGGTGGCGGACATGTCTTCGTCCCAGAGGTGGCCGCTGACGTCGTTGACGATCTGGGCTCCGGCTTCGATGGCGCGGCGGGCGGTGGCGGCGTGGAAGGTGTCGACCGAGAGGATGGTTTCCGGTTCTGCTTTGAGGATGGCTTCGATTGCGGGGAGGATGCGGGACTGCTCTTCGTCGGGGGTGAGGGGGGTGGCGTTGGGGCGGGTGGATTCGCCGCCGATATCGAGGATGGTTGCGCCTTCCTCAAGCATTTTGAGTGCTTGATCGAGGGCTCTTTCGGGTGCGTGGAGGGGAGAGTAGAAGAGGCCGCCGTCGGAGAAGGAGTCGGGCGTGATGTTGAGGATCCCCATGATAATGGTTTGCTTGCCCAGGGTGAGGGTCCGGGTGCGGAGGTGCCAGTCGTGATGGGTGCGAGGGGCGAAGGGCATGTGGAGATTTTAGCTATGTCCTGCCGGACGGGCCCACTGCGCGTGGAGCGGTCACTTCGTGACATGTGTACTTTGTAGTGGCTAGTAAGTGTGCTGGTCCTCCCGTTGGTCGGAATCAGCGCGTGTGCCGACCAACGGTCGGATCGAGTTTCAGTGAGACAAGGTATACCCGTCACGAAGTGACCGTTCCACGCGCAGTGGGCCCGTCCGGCAGGACACAGCTTCTGATAAGTAAAGTCTCATCTTCAGAAAGAGGGATGCTAGACTGCGCGGATGATGCGGCTATTGCGATGTGCAGCCTGGATGTTGGGTGTTGCGGCCGTTTGCGGACGAGTCGATTGGGCGCAGACGCAGAGCGTTGGATGCGATGGTCTGGTGGTGTTGAAGGCAGGTAGGAGTGGGTCTTGCACGGAGCTATCGAAGACGATTGCTGCGTTGGTGGAGGCTCCTGCGGTAGCTCGGGACCACTGGGGAATTGCTGTTATCGGGATGGATGGCGCGCCGATTTATTCGTTGAACGAAGGACAGCTGTTTCAGCCAGCAAGCAATGCGAAGTTGTTCACGACGGCTGCAGCCATGGCGTTGCTTGGGCCAAAGTCGACATATCAGACGAAGCTGTTGGCGCGTGGAGTGTTTGGCGATGATGGGACGCTGACGGGACATCTTGTTTTAGTTGGCAATGGTGATGCGAATCTGTCGGGACGAGTGCTGCCGTATGTCGCGCCGACGGAGGGATCAAATGGATCAAAGGCAAGTTTTGCTGAAGAGCGAGATCCGTTGCGGTACCTGGCGGAGATGGCGGATCAGATTGCCGCGAGTGGGATAAAGAGTGTGAAAGGCGATGTGATTGGGGATGACACGGTATTTCCGTGGGAGCCTTATGCGCAGGATTGGGCGATTGACGATGCGGTTTGGGGATATGGCGCACCGGTGTCGGCGCTGACGATTAACGACAATCAAATTAAGGTGACGGTGAGCCCCGGCAGTGCATTAGGTGCACCCGTGAATGTGGTGATCGATCCGGCGCTGCCTTATTACACAGTCGAGGTCTCTGCTACGACGGGTGTGGCGAAGAGTCGGAGTGCGATTCAGTTCGAGCGGGCGTTGGGGTCGAAGGTGCTGCGGATCTACGGAACGATTGGATTGCATGCCAAACCGGATGTGGAAGAGGTCGCGATTCAAGATCCACCTGAGTATGCGGCGGTGGCGCTGAAGGGGATGCTGGAGGCTCGCGGGATTGTTGTGAGTGGTGTGGCGAAGGCTCGGCATCGGGTGTTGCTGGACGCGGAGAGTTTTACTCGCGAGTCAGGAGCGATTGTCGATGCTGAGGCGAAAGACGTCTCTCCGCAGCAGAGAGTTGAACCACCAGACGACGCTCAATTTGATGCTGCGATGAATGGTGAAGAGAGGACGATCGCGACACATCAGTCGGCACCCTTGGTGCAGGATGTGGTGGTGACGAATAAGACGAGCCAGAATCTGCACGCGGAGTTGCTGCTGCGTCAGTTGGGTGCGGCGCGAGGTGGGGACGGAACGGTTGCGCAGGGGGCGAAGGTGTTGCGGCAGTTCCTGCTGGATGCGGGGATTGATAAGGACGATTTTGTTTTCTTTGATGGGTCGGGGTTGAGTGGGCACGATCTTGTTACGCCTCGTGCGACTGTACGGTTGTTGCAGTATGCGAGTGTGCAGCCGTGGTTTGCAGATTGGAAGAGCAGTCTGCCGGTGGGTGGGGTGGATGGGTCGCTTGAG is drawn from Edaphobacter lichenicola and contains these coding sequences:
- the fabF gene encoding beta-ketoacyl-ACP synthase II produces the protein MEQRRVVVTGLGLVCGVGKTAPELWEGLLAGRSGMAEIKAFDLTGHPVRFAAEVKDFDPLLFVEKKEARKMGRFIHFALAASAEAMAHSGLQVTEENQDRVGVHIGSGIGGFDVIEREHSNLLSGGPRKVSPFFIPGSIINLAAGHVSIKYGARGPNEATATACTTSAHAIGDAFRLIQRGDADVMIAGGTEASITPLGVAGFAAMRALSTRNEDPEHASRPFDKDRDGFVVGEGAGILILEELEFAKARGAKILAEIIGYGLSADAFHMTGMAPEGEGCYRSMLHALKVAGISPDQIDYVNAHATSTPLGDALESKAIENVFGERATNHKLLVSSTKSMTGHLLGGAGGLEAGITILAMQHQIAPPTMNIVELDPQCRLNYVPNKPQPAKIDYALSNSFGFGGTNGSLVFKRWTE
- a CDS encoding acyl carrier protein, with product MAAVDEKVKQIIVEQLQVDEAEVTPGASFQEDLGADSLDVVELVMQFEEAFDIQIPDEDAEKIKTVKDAVDYIEKNQKAK
- the rmuC gene encoding DNA recombination protein RmuC, whose amino-acid sequence is MLAALLALAAANLICLILLLLRKQQVPTQDARLTQLPDQLTRLDARNEALDRHLRSEVAELRTESANEARRTREAGAADFAALRTEITATITELSGLLQNGLNAFRSDNKTSDETLRTAVQQNLDSIAQRLSYFIGEVNRNQIEAREALHSRLNELSGEANDQQEKLRFTVEERLEKLNTTNAAKLEEMRVTVDEKLHATLQTRLTESFGQVTTHLGEVQKGLGEMKELATGVGDLKKVLSNVKSRGVVGEFQLGQQLEQMFSPEQYIKNARIKPNTLESVEYALKFPSGDGQTGSDSYTLLAIDAKFPKEDWERLEHAYETGEGVEVAGKAFERGIRSEAKRICDKYIDPPTTMPHAIMFLPTENLYAEVVRRPGLQSEIQSSCRVTIAGPSTFMAILTSFQMGFHTLAIQKKGDEVWRVLSSAKKEFETYGDLMQKVEGQVGTVQNTIQKLGVRTRAINKALKNVSSIDAGSPVSNLIGFEDLAGVAPLLAASSDED
- a CDS encoding YukJ family protein, whose product is MPITNYSVLAGRPTAGKVVTGSSAHYQITMQANGGPFTVAVNIQSVDGSEVLYAVVEEFTPPDLAGLTALPMGMTALTSVPGGLALDFVREQVDGEPMITREQMTLLPQTPAKGAKGLSAEEAMRKTAAAAALQNAVVTLLNMTIADKDSVIYAFGSSYADSGKVDGIHDIHMNQGNPVGGEGGGFSGDNGIWQDGALFINLPSKSEWIAIFIAFQTESWTTDSAGNPA
- the folP gene encoding dihydropteroate synthase, which translates into the protein MPFAPRTHHDWHLRTRTLTLGKQTIIMGILNITPDSFSDGGLFYSPLHAPERALDQALKMLEEGATILDIGGESTRPNATPLTPDEEQSRILPAIEAILKAEPETILSVDTFHAATARRAIEAGAQIVNDVSGHLWDEDMSATCAQLRCGTILMHTRGRPQDWPTLPPLAPDEVVPLVVTELAKHIEAATTAGIPRNKIVIDPGFGFGKRLDENYPLLAHLPELQQFDLPILIGISRKGFLAHTLAQAPSLSILLDGATPSMEDRLHASTAANVAAILSGAHILRTHDVRPAVEAAAIADQILAAL